The genomic stretch TAGATTCAAAGGCATCGATAATTGGAGGAGGAAAGCTGCCCTTCGTATCAATGTATAACCAAACAGGAGTCTTCCATGTTTCAATGTTCCACAGCTCTTTAGCCATTAACGTATCCATCATAATTTCGAATCGCTGATGATCCCATTTGCGGAAGCCGGATTTACTAAATACATAAGGATGCAAATTTCGATCAAGAACATGATGGAGAACGAATCCTAGTGTGTACAAAACTGCGGAATCAGGACGTGTAGCGCTTATAGGTCTACCGCTAATATGATCAAGCAATTCTACGAGCACTGGTCCACAGCTTTTATTATGCATGTATGAGCCCAATCGATTTAAGGCGGCGCTGCGCTGCCAAGGTAGGAAACGATGATAAAATAAAAAATCAGGTCCCTGACAGCCCATGTTAAACATATTTTTATGCTCGTCCGACAGAAGTAGTTCGCTTTCATTAAGCTTTTCAAGTACAAGCTGTCCAAATATCAAATGAGCCCAGACATTAGGCATCGCAAAATCAGCTCCATTCCATATCTATGCAAAAAAATATAATTTTCCTGCAAATAATTAGTTCTTACGATCTATAGAATTTATTTATAGTATACTTGTCCTATATAATTAAGTATAATAAAATTAAATAAGACAAAGCACGAATTTTGTCGAAAAGGAGCGTAACCTCATTATGAAGGCTGAGTACATTAACCCGTTTTTGGAATCCGCCAAAATTGTGATTGAGCAGGTAGTTCAAATACGTCCTGAGACTGGAGTACTAGGTCTCAAGGATATCAAGTTTGTGGAAAACTATATTTGGATTCAAATCGGTCTCAAAGGACAGATGCAGGGTGACATTGTATTTGGATTAAGTGAAGAGGTAGCTATGAAAATGGTTTCCGCCATGATGGGCGGATACGTGATTTCTGAAATCGACGAAATCGTGAAGAGCGCTATTTCTGAGCTTGGCAACATGATTAGCGGGAATGCCAGCACAATGCTGTTTAACCAAGGTGTGAGAGTAGACATTACGCCTCCGAAGGTTATCCAGTCTGCTCAGTCAGCAGGCTTCACAGCACAGAAGGCGTTGACGATTCCGCTTATTATGGAAGGCATCGGAGAACTTGATATTCAAGTTTTAATCGCATCTTAGCACAGAAATAGCTCCTTAGGGAGCTTTTTTTGCGTCTATAGTTCCAATCAAGTAAACTTGTAAATGGGTGATGTGGGATGTTGAAGGATAAAGTCATTTTAATATCAGGAGCATCAAGCGGGCTTGGAGCTTTATTGGCAAAAGAATTGGCGGAACGCGGTGCAATTCCGGTGCTGACAGGACGCAATTTGGAGAAGCTGAAGGGGATATCAGCTTCAATTAAAGGGAAATACTGCTACTATCAAATGGATGTGACGGATTACGAGCAGGTATTAGAAACAGTGGATGCCGTCATCGCGAAATATGGTAAAATAGATGTATTGCTGAACAATGCCGGCTACGGCCAATTCGAAAATTTTACAAGCATGCCTGTGGAGAGTTTTGAGGAAATGATGGATACGAACTATATGGGAGTTGTCCGCTGTACGAAGGCGGTTATCCCTCATATGGTGAAGGCAGGAAACGGGCATATTGTTAATATTGCATCGCTCGCTGGGAAGATAGGGACTGCGAAATCAACCAGCTATACGGCTACGAAGCATGCGGTGCTCGGCTTCACTAACTCACTGCGAATGGAGCTTCGCGCACAAGGCATTCAAGTGTCGGCGGTGAATCCAGGTCCGATCGATACGCCTTTTTTTTCACTGGCTGATCCTTCCGGCTCTTACGTTAAAAATGTCAGTTGGTTTATGATGAAGCCAGAGTATGTTGTGAAAGGCATTATTCGTTTGATTGAACGGCGGAAGTCAGAGCTCGACCTGCCAAGAACAGCAGCTTTTGGAATCAAGCTCTATCAATTGCTGCCACGCACGATTGATCGATTATTTGGCGGTATGTTGAATCGAAAATAAAGGGTTGAATGAGAGAGGATTACAGAATGAGCAAGTACACTTGGACTGAGATAGGTATTAATGAGCTGCTGGCGAACAAGCTGGCAGCAAACGGAATAGTAGAACCGACAGATGTGCAGGCGGAGACGATTCCTATTTTACTCGGAGGCAGCGATGTATCCGCTAGATCCCAGACCGGCACAGGAAAAACGTTAGCTTACTTGCTGCCGCTGCTTCAGAAGCTGAATTCGTATTCGAATGCGATTCAAGGGGTTATACTGGCTCCGACACAGGAGCTTGCTATGCAAATTGTACGTGTGGCAGAGATTTATGCTGAGCCGCTAGACATTCGCGTGCAGCAATTGATCGGGGGAGCAGCGCTTAAACGTCAAGTGGAGAAGCTGAAGCTGCGCCCGCAGCTTGTTATCGGAACGCCTGGGCGCATACATGAGCTGCTCAGACTGCGTAAGCTCAAGCTAAACGATGTTAACAATGTTGTAATCGATGAAGCGGATCAGGTGTTTCAACTAGGCTCGACGAAAGAGGTAGAAATTATTTTGCACGGCATGGGAAGAGATCGGCAAATGGCCTTTTTCTCTGCGACTTACCCGGATCAGATGGCTCGCTTCGAGGGGCGCTGGATGAAAAATCCAGAACGTATTCAAATTACGCCAGAGCACCGCGTTTCTGAAACGGTCGAGAACTACTTTGTTGTCAGCGATAAACGGGATAAAACGGATACGGCTCGCAGACTTATTCGCTTGCTTAATCCGTCCTCCGCGCTGCTCTTCCTGAATGATACGGATAACATTGCTAACTGGGAGTCGAAGCTTAGCTATGAGGGCTTCACGGTTGAAGCTTTGTACGGCGATGCGGATAAGCAGAAGA from Paenibacillus sp. FSL H8-0548 encodes the following:
- a CDS encoding zinc dependent phospholipase C family protein yields the protein MPNVWAHLIFGQLVLEKLNESELLLSDEHKNMFNMGCQGPDFLFYHRFLPWQRSAALNRLGSYMHNKSCGPVLVELLDHISGRPISATRPDSAVLYTLGFVLHHVLDRNLHPYVFSKSGFRKWDHQRFEIMMDTLMAKELWNIETWKTPVWLYIDTKGSFPPPIIDAFESIVSTYYKELSPLIRREDWNQANRDFKAAQRLFHDPTSIRRKLTFGRIEPFVYKKEALDGDILNLAEQPWLDPVDGSTYHNESVWTLWEQATNDALEVVSAILTWLRAHHTPQFTKEDRTHVRQLRDAAISLIGNRSYETGLDYDPAVCIRFADTIWPDQPGITEAP
- a CDS encoding chemotaxis protein CheX encodes the protein MKAEYINPFLESAKIVIEQVVQIRPETGVLGLKDIKFVENYIWIQIGLKGQMQGDIVFGLSEEVAMKMVSAMMGGYVISEIDEIVKSAISELGNMISGNASTMLFNQGVRVDITPPKVIQSAQSAGFTAQKALTIPLIMEGIGELDIQVLIAS
- a CDS encoding SDR family oxidoreductase — encoded protein: MLKDKVILISGASSGLGALLAKELAERGAIPVLTGRNLEKLKGISASIKGKYCYYQMDVTDYEQVLETVDAVIAKYGKIDVLLNNAGYGQFENFTSMPVESFEEMMDTNYMGVVRCTKAVIPHMVKAGNGHIVNIASLAGKIGTAKSTSYTATKHAVLGFTNSLRMELRAQGIQVSAVNPGPIDTPFFSLADPSGSYVKNVSWFMMKPEYVVKGIIRLIERRKSELDLPRTAAFGIKLYQLLPRTIDRLFGGMLNRK
- a CDS encoding DEAD/DEAH box helicase, which encodes MSKYTWTEIGINELLANKLAANGIVEPTDVQAETIPILLGGSDVSARSQTGTGKTLAYLLPLLQKLNSYSNAIQGVILAPTQELAMQIVRVAEIYAEPLDIRVQQLIGGAALKRQVEKLKLRPQLVIGTPGRIHELLRLRKLKLNDVNNVVIDEADQVFQLGSTKEVEIILHGMGRDRQMAFFSATYPDQMARFEGRWMKNPERIQITPEHRVSETVENYFVVSDKRDKTDTARRLIRLLNPSSALLFLNDTDNIANWESKLSYEGFTVEALYGDADKQKRAATLTRFRDGRCQLLLATDVAARGLDIEGLPLVIQLDPAADADHYVHRAGRTGRMGKAGTVISLVMPQELFIMEKFRKQLGIALTERTMFRGKLLSEEELRDATRPFAARHEAKLAERSEASQAKRLVERKETPQATPASASDKQETPRAAVSSVSKPSAKPVVKSAVKPAAKPAPKKVERKREGKNKGAPKWLKAKREAEKEQ